The Saprospiraceae bacterium genome includes a window with the following:
- a CDS encoding serine hydrolase has product MRQPFLIFVFYFLLTSFANAQSKPSFLNDFDAAWVEAKINSMTLDEKIGQLLMPRGNLSGRGYDIPKLEIWVKDYKIGGLVFFAGNPVDQATLTNHLQSLSKIPLLIGEDFEWGLAMRMENTDRFPYQMTLGAMDKKNGLIEEMGAEIGRQCRRLGVHINYAPVVDINNNPNNPVINFRSFGEDRNSVTLKSLAYMKGLQSQKVISTAKHFPGHGDTDVDSHYDLPVVRHSIKRLDSLELFPFKTLIENGLSGIMTAHLSVPSLDTTTNLAATLSQPVIDGLLRKKLGFEGLIFTDAMDMKGIVNHFPNGEAIVRALMAGNDIIETFEDVPTAFLAIQNAIKEGRITVQDIDAKVRRILQAKSWVGLDKYVPVPLENLVEDLNTIQSDVLNREFAEASVTLLRNENEILPFKDLTKKIAIISIDSDGKSDFQKMASLYSDASNYVIPSGAGDSIVNVLAEVIKSYDIQIIALHLKNNRSAAKYSLTDANLRTFEILMKNARNPIVCIFGNAYVLDKLPVLQSAKAITTAYQMTTYTEEATAMAIFGANPFQGKLPVTVSDNFIVGTGIPTKATGVLSYGVPEMAGLDRKLLNTRLDSIVNAGLAAQAYPGAVLQVSKDGRVIFKKAYGHHTYESASEISGDADGRNDAVQLIMDVMDELPVESVSDKNDKKISTFENNRMQTDDIFDLASVTKISASALAVMQLMSVGKFDPDAYFYQYVPELSGTSKAFLKWKDMQTHRSGLKAWIPFWKYAIDTVQTVEKAIKSDPLLEQSFIVNIKKRGFFKKLFGIKPSKVIDIAGSFNRDPLLLDKCLNKKSITWKKHSFSSEESDEFSIQISDNLWMHEDFGKIVYNSIASSTVNSQQGYVYSDLHYYYYPAMVQFITGISWKKYLNNTYKSIGANTLTYNPLEKFSKEKIVPTEVDSVFRGGLIHGRVHDEGAAMTGGISGHAGLFGNANDLMKIMQMYLQKGWYGGQRYIQPEIVDLCTRYQYPGEENRRGIIFDKPALDDKTMNAPTLASTESYGHSGYTGTYTWVDPVHNLVYVFLSNRVYPTRNNNKINEMKIRQEIGDAIYKTISESKIKK; this is encoded by the coding sequence ATGCGTCAGCCTTTTTTGATATTTGTCTTCTACTTTTTATTAACGTCGTTTGCAAATGCTCAGTCAAAACCATCCTTTCTGAATGATTTTGATGCAGCCTGGGTCGAAGCTAAAATCAACAGCATGACGCTGGATGAAAAAATAGGTCAGCTTCTGATGCCCCGGGGGAATCTTTCAGGAAGAGGTTATGACATTCCAAAACTTGAAATATGGGTGAAAGATTACAAAATCGGAGGCCTGGTATTTTTTGCAGGAAATCCGGTAGATCAGGCAACGCTTACCAATCACTTGCAGTCATTGAGTAAAATTCCGCTATTGATCGGAGAAGATTTTGAATGGGGTCTGGCCATGAGAATGGAAAATACAGATCGTTTTCCCTATCAGATGACGCTGGGCGCTATGGATAAAAAGAACGGACTGATTGAAGAAATGGGTGCAGAAATAGGCAGACAATGCCGTCGTCTGGGGGTACATATAAATTACGCACCGGTCGTGGATATTAATAATAATCCCAATAATCCGGTGATAAATTTCAGATCGTTTGGTGAGGACAGAAATTCGGTGACTCTGAAGTCGCTCGCATATATGAAAGGCCTGCAAAGCCAAAAAGTCATATCCACAGCCAAACATTTTCCCGGACATGGCGACACGGATGTTGATTCGCATTATGACCTGCCGGTTGTAAGGCACAGCATCAAACGTCTGGATAGTTTGGAGCTTTTTCCTTTTAAGACGTTGATTGAAAATGGTTTGAGTGGTATCATGACAGCACATTTAAGTGTTCCGTCATTGGATACGACAACTAATCTGGCAGCAACATTATCGCAACCTGTCATCGATGGTCTGTTGAGAAAAAAACTGGGATTTGAAGGTTTAATCTTTACAGATGCGATGGATATGAAAGGAATAGTCAATCATTTTCCAAACGGTGAAGCGATTGTGAGAGCGTTGATGGCAGGTAATGATATCATTGAAACTTTTGAAGATGTGCCCACCGCTTTTCTTGCGATTCAAAATGCTATCAAAGAAGGGAGAATTACTGTTCAGGATATTGATGCTAAAGTCAGAAGAATTCTCCAGGCCAAATCCTGGGTAGGTTTGGATAAATATGTTCCTGTTCCATTAGAGAATCTTGTTGAAGACTTAAATACCATTCAGTCGGATGTTTTAAACAGAGAATTTGCGGAAGCTTCTGTCACATTGCTTAGGAATGAAAATGAAATTTTACCCTTCAAGGATCTCACCAAAAAGATTGCCATCATTTCCATAGATAGTGATGGTAAATCAGATTTTCAAAAAATGGCTTCATTATATTCGGACGCAAGCAATTATGTAATACCTTCGGGTGCCGGTGATTCAATAGTAAATGTTTTGGCAGAAGTTATTAAATCCTATGATATTCAAATCATTGCTCTACATCTAAAAAATAACAGATCCGCTGCAAAATATAGCCTAACCGATGCCAATCTCAGGACTTTTGAAATATTAATGAAAAATGCCCGAAACCCGATTGTATGTATATTTGGTAATGCTTATGTTTTAGATAAACTTCCCGTACTGCAATCCGCAAAAGCTATCACTACTGCCTACCAAATGACGACTTATACAGAAGAAGCGACAGCGATGGCAATATTCGGAGCGAATCCATTTCAGGGTAAGTTGCCAGTTACTGTTTCTGATAATTTTATAGTGGGTACAGGAATTCCTACCAAAGCAACGGGGGTATTGTCATATGGTGTTCCTGAAATGGCGGGATTGGACAGAAAATTGTTGAACACTAGACTTGATTCTATTGTAAATGCAGGATTGGCTGCACAGGCATATCCGGGTGCGGTCCTGCAGGTGTCAAAAGATGGGCGGGTTATTTTTAAGAAAGCTTATGGTCATCATACTTATGAAAGTGCATCAGAAATTTCAGGAGATGCTGATGGTAGAAATGATGCTGTTCAGCTGATTATGGACGTTATGGACGAATTGCCTGTCGAATCAGTGAGTGATAAAAATGATAAAAAAATATCAACATTTGAAAATAACAGAATGCAAACGGATGATATTTTTGATCTGGCTTCGGTTACCAAAATAAGTGCATCTGCATTGGCTGTAATGCAATTGATGAGTGTTGGAAAATTTGATCCCGACGCCTATTTTTATCAATATGTTCCAGAATTAAGCGGCACAAGTAAAGCCTTTCTAAAATGGAAAGATATGCAAACACACCGATCAGGCCTGAAAGCCTGGATACCCTTCTGGAAATATGCCATAGATACGGTACAAACAGTTGAAAAAGCAATAAAATCGGATCCGTTACTGGAGCAATCTTTCATTGTAAATATTAAAAAAAGGGGATTCTTTAAAAAATTATTCGGTATCAAACCATCTAAAGTAATTGACATTGCCGGTTCATTTAACAGAGATCCTTTGCTTCTTGATAAATGTCTGAATAAAAAATCCATCACCTGGAAAAAGCATAGTTTTTCATCCGAAGAATCTGATGAATTTTCAATTCAGATTTCTGATAACTTATGGATGCACGAGGATTTTGGTAAAATTGTTTATAATTCCATCGCATCTTCCACAGTCAATTCCCAACAAGGCTACGTTTACAGTGATTTGCATTATTATTATTATCCTGCAATGGTTCAATTCATAACCGGAATATCCTGGAAGAAATATCTCAACAACACCTACAAATCCATTGGTGCTAATACTCTGACATATAATCCACTTGAAAAATTCAGTAAAGAAAAAATTGTTCCGACAGAAGTGGACAGCGTGTTCAGAGGAGGATTGATACATGGGAGAGTGCATGATGAAGGTGCAGCCATGACAGGAGGTATTTCAGGTCATGCAGGATTATTCGGTAATGCCAATGATCTGATGAAAATAATGCAAATGTATCTTCAGAAAGGATGGTATGGCGGACAAAGATATATCCAACCGGAAATAGTGGATTTGTGTACCCGTTATCAATATCCGGGTGAAGAGAATCGCAGAGGAATAATATTTGACAAGCCTGCATTGGATGATAAAACTATGAATGCACCAACTTTGGCCTCAACAGAAAGTTATGGACATAGTGGATATACCGGGACCTATACATGGGTCGATCCGGTGCATAATTTGGTTTACGTATTCCTGTCAAACAGAGTATATCCAACACGTAATAATAATAAAATCAACGAAATGAAAATCCGGCAGGAAATCGGAGATGCCATTTATAAAACAATATCAGAGAGCAAAATTAAAAAATGA
- a CDS encoding TonB-dependent receptor: protein MTKFIQYILLLFFSVHVGFLFSQKCVLSGYISDIRNGEKLIGVNIYIPELEIGTVTNNFGFYSLTVPISQEVEVFYSYIGYNTVNKKLNLTSDLKLNIDLDPEIELEVIEITAERSKKIERETQMSVAEIPIQQIKKVPALLGEVDVLRVLQLLPGVQSGGEGQSGFYVRGGSPDQNLILLDGVPVYNASHLFGFFSVFNSDAIKDVKLIKGGFPARYGGRLSSVLEINMKEGNNNEFHGNVGIGLIASKFTLEGPISKGKTSFLVSGRRTYIDVLAQPFIRSEFQNSGSEGSTGYYFYDLNGKINHRFSDKDKLYLSVYTGKDKFYFDEKDISGTIRDFTDTGLGWGNLTTALRWNHEVNNKMFANTTLTYSKYKLDTRVKTGTEYTQSKDLDQIGIEYFSGIEDVAFKIDFDYLPKPNHFVKFGISSIYHKFEPGLFLLNQVNTFDNYNFNLEVGQENIYATEFATYIEDDISITRNTKLNAGLHLSGFAVDNKFYTSLQPRLSLNQVLPNEIGLKASFATMRQYINLLAFEGIGLPTDLWLPTTARIKPQDSWQVALGAAKSFDDFEISVETYYKKMKNLIAYKDGEGLFELSDWQDRVTQGDGDAYGFELFIQKKKGRFNGWIGYTLSWTTRQFAEINDGKKFPFRYDRRHDISLVGMYDISKKVNVAATWVYGTGNAATLANSSFQGPNGTIETFGARNSYRMNPYHRLDIGINFVKKREKYTRTWSFGAYNTYANNNPFFVYFDNDYDDNTGVSTKRLKQVSLFPLIPYINYSIDF from the coding sequence ATGACTAAATTTATACAATACATTTTACTGCTTTTTTTCAGCGTACATGTTGGTTTCTTATTTTCTCAAAAATGTGTTTTGAGTGGATATATCAGCGACATCCGGAATGGTGAAAAACTTATTGGGGTCAATATATACATCCCTGAACTGGAAATCGGGACGGTGACAAATAACTTTGGTTTCTATTCCCTTACTGTTCCTATATCTCAGGAAGTGGAGGTGTTTTACTCCTACATAGGATATAATACAGTCAATAAAAAACTCAATCTTACCTCAGATTTAAAACTAAATATTGACCTGGATCCTGAAATTGAGTTGGAGGTAATTGAAATAACTGCTGAAAGATCCAAAAAAATTGAACGGGAAACACAGATGAGTGTGGCAGAAATACCGATTCAACAAATCAAAAAAGTGCCGGCTTTATTGGGTGAAGTAGATGTGTTACGTGTTTTACAGTTATTGCCCGGTGTTCAGTCAGGAGGAGAAGGTCAAAGCGGATTTTATGTCCGGGGCGGCAGTCCTGACCAGAATCTGATACTCTTAGATGGCGTGCCTGTGTATAATGCGTCTCATTTGTTTGGTTTTTTTAGTGTTTTTAATTCTGACGCGATCAAAGATGTAAAACTCATCAAAGGCGGTTTTCCTGCCAGATATGGCGGCAGGCTTTCTTCCGTTCTGGAGATCAATATGAAAGAGGGTAACAACAACGAATTTCATGGAAATGTGGGAATCGGACTTATTGCATCCAAATTTACTTTAGAAGGACCCATCAGTAAAGGAAAGACATCCTTTTTAGTTTCCGGCAGGAGGACATACATTGATGTATTGGCGCAACCGTTTATCAGAAGCGAATTCCAGAATTCAGGTTCAGAAGGTTCAACAGGGTATTATTTTTATGATTTGAATGGTAAAATCAACCATCGTTTTTCAGATAAGGATAAACTTTATCTGAGTGTTTATACCGGAAAAGATAAATTCTATTTTGATGAAAAAGACATTTCCGGTACTATCAGAGATTTTACGGACACAGGGTTGGGTTGGGGAAATCTGACGACAGCACTCCGATGGAATCATGAAGTAAATAATAAAATGTTTGCCAATACAACATTGACTTACAGTAAATACAAGCTGGATACGAGAGTTAAAACGGGTACAGAATACACGCAAAGCAAAGATTTAGATCAGATCGGAATAGAATATTTTTCAGGGATAGAAGATGTAGCCTTTAAAATTGATTTTGATTATTTGCCAAAACCAAATCACTTTGTAAAATTTGGCATCAGTAGTATCTATCATAAATTTGAACCCGGATTATTTTTATTGAATCAGGTCAATACATTCGATAACTACAATTTTAATCTAGAAGTTGGTCAGGAAAATATTTATGCCACTGAATTTGCTACTTATATCGAAGATGATATTTCAATCACGCGTAATACAAAACTTAATGCCGGCCTGCATTTATCAGGCTTTGCAGTAGATAATAAATTTTACACTTCTCTTCAACCCAGGCTCAGTCTTAATCAGGTGCTTCCTAATGAAATAGGACTGAAAGCATCCTTCGCTACCATGCGCCAATATATCAATTTACTGGCATTTGAAGGAATCGGGTTGCCGACAGATTTATGGTTGCCTACGACTGCCAGAATCAAGCCACAGGATTCGTGGCAGGTGGCTCTCGGTGCTGCCAAGAGCTTTGACGACTTTGAAATCAGTGTGGAAACATACTATAAAAAAATGAAAAATCTGATCGCATATAAAGACGGTGAAGGGCTTTTTGAGCTGAGTGACTGGCAGGACAGAGTGACGCAAGGCGATGGGGATGCCTATGGTTTTGAATTATTTATACAAAAGAAAAAAGGCAGGTTTAACGGATGGATAGGTTATACACTTTCCTGGACTACCCGACAGTTTGCAGAAATCAATGACGGGAAAAAATTTCCATTCAGATATGACAGACGACATGACATTTCATTGGTCGGGATGTATGATATTTCCAAAAAAGTCAATGTCGCAGCTACATGGGTATATGGTACCGGTAATGCGGCAACCCTTGCAAATTCTTCTTTTCAGGGTCCGAATGGAACTATTGAGACTTTTGGAGCACGCAACAGTTACCGGATGAATCCTTATCACCGTCTGGACATCGGTATAAATTTTGTTAAAAAGAGAGAAAAATATACCCGAACATGGTCCTTTGGTGCGTACAATACTTATGCCAATAACAATCCGTTTTTTGTTTATTTTGATAATGATTATGATGATAATACAGGTGTCAGTACAAAACGTCTGAAGCAAGTAAGTCTTTTTCCTTTGATACCATACATCAATTATTCTATTGACTTTTAA
- a CDS encoding DUF4249 family protein, whose product MKSLQYFYLFIIGMCSVSCENFFETTLELDPPPFEKKLVVFAELNTSENIFQVRVGENFGILDNKKIPTLLQPTASFSINGIDFPVITASQVSDFFLFTFNLENAIFTSGQMCTLRVTHPGFRDAISTQIIPERVEIKNLKFVANGGLDTDGSERSKVDVVFSDPAGKNFYQAYIQLNNPNFNYPTYTSINEPGAAQSIDGYSVIFNDLTFEGKTKDLSLLIYRTSESDARDNEISLFWRNVTEDFFKYSKTVRVHYDSQDNPFATPSDVYTNVSGGLGIFHIYHETEYFIF is encoded by the coding sequence ATGAAATCACTTCAATATTTCTATCTGTTCATCATCGGTATGTGTTCTGTTTCATGCGAAAATTTCTTTGAGACAACGCTGGAACTGGACCCTCCACCATTTGAAAAAAAACTGGTCGTATTTGCAGAATTAAACACTTCCGAAAATATTTTTCAGGTTCGTGTAGGTGAAAATTTCGGAATTCTCGATAATAAAAAAATACCAACCTTATTACAGCCGACAGCAAGTTTTTCGATTAATGGAATTGATTTTCCTGTGATCACCGCTTCACAGGTCTCAGACTTCTTTCTTTTTACATTCAATCTTGAAAATGCAATTTTTACTTCGGGGCAGATGTGTACGTTAAGGGTTACTCACCCTGGCTTTCGGGATGCAATTTCTACCCAGATCATTCCTGAAAGAGTAGAAATAAAAAATTTGAAGTTTGTTGCTAATGGAGGATTAGATACAGATGGTTCTGAAAGAAGTAAAGTAGACGTCGTTTTTTCTGATCCAGCCGGTAAAAACTTTTATCAGGCTTATATTCAGTTAAATAATCCAAATTTTAATTACCCGACTTATACATCCATCAATGAACCAGGTGCTGCACAATCTATTGACGGATATTCAGTCATATTTAATGACTTAACTTTTGAAGGAAAGACAAAAGACCTGAGTCTGTTGATATATCGTACATCCGAATCTGATGCCAGAGATAATGAAATCTCTTTGTTCTGGAGAAATGTAACAGAAGATTTTTTTAAATATTCAAAGACTGTCCGGGTGCATTATGATAGTCAGGATAATCCGTTTGCCACGCCTTCAGATGTATATACCAATGTGAGTGGCGGACTGGGAATTTTTCATATTTATCACGAAACAGAGTATTTTATCTTTTGA
- a CDS encoding response regulator transcription factor: MNGKEKILIVDDEEDIIEVLQYNLEKEGYLVETATDGNDAVVKALKFEPHLIILDIMMPGMDGIEVCEKLRSNPKFKNTIIAFLTARSESFTQITALDSGGDDFINKPIKPNVFKSRVKALLRRHVSFSEKEHSEKMTFGDLEIDFEQFSVIHHGKDAGLAKKEFELLSLLASKPGKVFKRNEILSKVWGNDVIVGDRTIDVHIRKLREKIGNDYIHTMKGVGYKFEF; encoded by the coding sequence ATGAACGGTAAAGAAAAAATACTGATAGTAGATGATGAAGAAGACATCATTGAAGTCCTTCAGTACAATCTGGAAAAGGAAGGTTATCTGGTCGAAACTGCGACAGATGGAAATGATGCCGTTGTAAAAGCATTAAAATTTGAACCACATCTGATCATATTGGATATTATGATGCCAGGAATGGATGGCATTGAAGTTTGCGAAAAACTCAGATCCAACCCAAAATTTAAAAATACAATTATTGCTTTCCTGACTGCCCGAAGCGAATCATTTACCCAAATCACTGCATTGGATTCCGGAGGAGATGACTTTATTAATAAACCGATTAAACCAAATGTTTTTAAATCCAGAGTTAAAGCCCTCTTGAGAAGACATGTTTCATTTTCTGAAAAAGAACATTCAGAAAAAATGACATTCGGAGATTTGGAGATAGACTTTGAGCAATTTTCTGTGATTCATCATGGGAAAGATGCCGGTCTGGCGAAAAAGGAATTTGAATTACTGAGTCTTTTGGCATCCAAACCGGGGAAAGTATTTAAAAGGAATGAGATACTTTCAAAAGTCTGGGGGAACGATGTTATCGTAGGAGACAGAACAATAGACGTTCATATAAGAAAATTGAGAGAAAAGATTGGAAATGACTATATTCACACCATGAAAGGCGTAGGATATAAATTTGAGTTTTAG
- a CDS encoding competence/damage-inducible protein A, with product MTEASIITVGDEILIGQIIDTNSAWIGQQLNLLGISVKQILTVGDTVEEIIRALKEATEISSIVLVTGGLGPTKDDLTIESTSKFLNVPLFFHEATYERIKKYFDKLGRKISDSHRDQCYFPVGVELIKNRMGTAPGMLFKHNNSIIISMPGVPYEMKCIMEEGVLPMLKEKYQGGVILHKTLMTSGEGESVLAEMIAPIVDNFPDHIKMAYLPSLGFVRLRITASGTDQSLLESQIEQYTEQLKDLLGDIIFGYDDMPLEECVQKLCLEKSVTVGTAESCTGGSIASKITSVAGSSAYFKGSVIAYSNEIKKQLLNVKPDTLIHYGAVSAETVTEMVEGALNVLDVDVALAISGIAGPDGGKDEKPVGTIWVCVGDKNKKETTLIRAGKDRLKNIEYASNFALNLLRKFLEKR from the coding sequence ATGACAGAAGCAAGCATTATTACCGTCGGCGATGAAATACTGATCGGACAAATCATTGACACCAACTCTGCATGGATTGGTCAGCAATTAAATCTTCTGGGTATATCGGTAAAACAAATTCTTACAGTAGGAGATACGGTTGAAGAAATTATTCGGGCATTAAAAGAAGCAACCGAGATATCTTCCATTGTTCTGGTAACTGGAGGATTGGGACCGACCAAGGACGATCTTACCATTGAAAGTACTTCAAAATTCCTGAACGTCCCATTATTTTTTCACGAGGCTACTTATGAAAGAATAAAAAAGTACTTTGACAAATTGGGCAGGAAGATTTCAGATTCTCACAGAGATCAATGTTATTTTCCGGTAGGTGTAGAACTGATAAAAAACAGAATGGGAACAGCTCCGGGAATGCTGTTTAAACATAACAATAGTATTATTATTTCCATGCCGGGAGTACCCTATGAAATGAAATGTATCATGGAAGAAGGAGTACTTCCGATGTTGAAAGAAAAATATCAGGGAGGTGTAATCCTTCACAAAACGTTGATGACATCCGGTGAAGGTGAATCAGTCCTGGCTGAAATGATTGCTCCCATTGTAGATAACTTTCCTGACCATATTAAGATGGCCTATCTACCTTCCCTGGGTTTTGTGCGCCTTCGCATTACAGCATCGGGCACAGATCAGTCTTTATTGGAATCTCAGATCGAACAATATACCGAACAATTGAAGGATTTATTGGGGGACATAATATTCGGATATGATGACATGCCGTTGGAAGAATGTGTTCAGAAATTATGTCTGGAAAAATCAGTCACAGTAGGAACGGCTGAAAGTTGTACAGGTGGTTCCATTGCTTCAAAGATTACTTCTGTAGCAGGAAGTTCTGCCTACTTTAAAGGTTCTGTCATCGCATATTCAAATGAAATCAAAAAACAATTATTGAATGTAAAACCGGATACTCTGATCCATTATGGTGCAGTGAGTGCTGAAACCGTGACTGAAATGGTGGAAGGTGCTTTGAATGTATTGGATGTGGATGTTGCATTAGCCATTTCAGGGATCGCCGGACCGGATGGCGGCAAGGATGAAAAGCCGGTAGGGACCATCTGGGTCTGCGTAGGAGATAAAAATAAAAAAGAAACCACATTAATAAGAGCCGGTAAAGACAGACTTAAAAATATTGAATATGCTTCCAATTTTGCTCTTAATTTACTGAGGAAGTTTTTGGAAAAAAGATGA
- a CDS encoding sensor histidine kinase, whose translation MYKNITIRQITLIITVLVTAVNIVFIKLAGSGIKTSTYIILVILLFVSTLLIVKYFLERYVFRKIKLIYKIIYDSKKDHGEREAFDFNRKSLSDVNEKVMQWATSAKKEIADLKSLEEYRKNYVGNISHELKTPIFSIQAYLHTLLDGGINDDQINIKYLKRAAENTERLQNIVEDLEIISKLESGQVEMDMRKFDLKELVKEIYMDLEPMAKEKNVKLLLKEGASQAFQVVADRESIRQVLINLVVNSIKYGRQDGTTKLSFYDMDTLILVEVSDNGIGMEEKHIKHVFDRFYRVDSSRSRKQGGSGLGLAIVKHIIEAHGQSINLRSTLNVGSTFGFTLKKAVK comes from the coding sequence TTGTATAAGAATATCACGATAAGGCAGATAACATTAATTATCACAGTATTAGTTACTGCGGTAAATATTGTATTCATTAAGTTGGCCGGATCCGGAATAAAAACTTCTACCTACATAATTCTGGTCATTTTACTTTTTGTTTCAACATTACTCATTGTAAAATATTTTTTGGAACGATATGTCTTTCGGAAAATCAAGTTGATTTATAAAATTATATATGATTCTAAAAAAGATCATGGCGAACGGGAAGCATTCGATTTTAATCGAAAAAGCCTTTCTGATGTAAATGAAAAAGTCATGCAGTGGGCAACGAGTGCCAAAAAAGAAATTGCCGACCTAAAATCATTGGAAGAATACCGCAAAAATTATGTCGGCAACATATCCCATGAACTGAAGACTCCGATTTTTTCAATTCAGGCTTATCTGCATACACTTCTCGATGGTGGCATTAATGATGACCAGATAAACATAAAATACTTAAAAAGAGCTGCTGAAAATACGGAGAGACTACAGAATATTGTTGAAGATCTTGAAATAATCAGTAAGCTGGAATCCGGACAGGTTGAAATGGATATGAGAAAATTTGATTTGAAGGAGTTGGTGAAGGAAATTTACATGGATCTGGAGCCAATGGCAAAAGAAAAAAACGTAAAATTACTTCTCAAAGAGGGCGCTTCTCAAGCTTTTCAGGTAGTAGCAGACAGAGAATCTATCAGACAGGTATTGATCAATCTGGTTGTCAACTCCATAAAATATGGTCGTCAGGACGGTACCACAAAATTATCATTTTACGACATGGATACATTAATTCTGGTAGAAGTTTCTGATAACGGTATCGGAATGGAAGAAAAACACATCAAACATGTTTTTGACAGATTTTACAGGGTGGACAGCAGCAGAAGCCGCAAGCAGGGTGGATCCGGTCTTGGTCTTGCAATCGTAAAACATATCATTGAAGCGCATGGTCAGAGTATCAACCTACGCAGTACTCTGAATGTCGGTTCTACTTTCGGTTTTACACTAAAGAAGGCTGTTAAATAA
- a CDS encoding N-acetylmuramoyl-L-alanine amidase, whose translation MNEVVLKKTGIKKIKVPLLGPKYEDVFIEDFTLEGQVYYIISGHGGPDPGAICTDCEHTLCEDEYAYDVALRLARNLMQHGATVYIIVQDPNDGIRDEKILKCDNDEVLHGNKTIPLSQKTRLRQRAEAVNVLYKKHKKKGVKIQKAIEIHVDSRNKDKRQDVFFYYNKLNADSKKLAENVQGVFQSKYAQHQKDRGYQGYVEDRGLYMVRSLLPTMLFVELANIKNTEDHKRLVISTNRQALANWLFEGLRK comes from the coding sequence ATGAATGAAGTGGTTTTGAAAAAAACCGGAATCAAAAAAATTAAAGTTCCGTTACTGGGTCCAAAATATGAAGATGTATTTATCGAAGATTTTACTTTGGAAGGGCAGGTGTATTACATCATCAGTGGACACGGTGGGCCTGACCCGGGCGCAATTTGTACAGATTGTGAACATACTTTATGCGAAGATGAATACGCTTATGACGTTGCACTAAGATTGGCAAGAAATCTGATGCAGCATGGTGCCACTGTATATATTATTGTTCAGGATCCAAATGACGGAATCCGGGATGAAAAAATCCTGAAATGTGACAATGATGAAGTCCTGCACGGAAACAAAACCATACCACTAAGCCAAAAAACAAGACTGCGCCAACGTGCCGAAGCTGTAAATGTGTTGTATAAGAAGCACAAAAAGAAAGGCGTGAAAATTCAAAAAGCGATAGAAATACATGTAGATTCAAGAAATAAGGACAAAAGACAGGATGTTTTTTTCTATTACAACAAGTTGAATGCAGACAGCAAAAAACTGGCAGAAAATGTTCAGGGCGTTTTTCAAAGTAAATATGCTCAACATCAGAAAGACAGAGGATATCAGGGATATGTGGAAGATCGGGGATTGTATATGGTGCGATCATTATTACCTACTATGTTATTTGTTGAATTGGCCAATATTAAAAATACTGAAGACCATAAGCGACTTGTCATCAGCACAAACCGACAAGCATTAGCCAATTGGCTTTTTGAAGGGTTACGAAAATGA